GCGCgttatacggatggtgttgttttccgctggtaggttattaattagtactgatattatatgtcgatattatatatttgagaatatttgacattgttggtctacctgTAATTAGTTCCTTTTCCTCTTtgttcattgtaggtgtggtaggcttacctgggtacagtaacgaccgCTAATTGTCacctgaccaatttatcctcgatatgtaattaagaatttttatgtattgcCCGTAGATTGAgcgatatagtttcatattaaTGTTGGTGCCTTCAGTGGTAATTTTTGTTCATAATGTAACATTCTAAACTtacaggttatgatgcagagtcgatagccgataacagaaaggtcattgaaactaaagaggatattgttaatttaataggattgttcgtactttatattttttttttaaaatactgaattgagttttgtattttatttttacctccatgtttcaccaccttaaaatatatatgttgtgttatcgatttcgttttctgtatatggcgcccaacgtggggcacgtcAGGTGGTGTATGTGGAGGTTGGTCGTTAGCTAGCTTAGTGCTCGGTAAAGtcggaatggggggagggggagagacgtGTTTcgctttattttccaatttttttggtACGGTTTATTTTAGAATTGAGATTTTTCCATCGTTGAAGCATTATCCGCGGTGTCTAGgttaactattttatatatttgcttatttaacTTGTTTGTCCATTTGGAAGTTGTTATTGTCTATTAAGCCCTTTTATTTGGGGGGTGGTGGTAAATGTTGAGTTGCTATCGCATTTAAAAgactaagaatttaatattttttatacttatTCTTTCACGATAtctgatcttaaaacattaatcTCAAAACGCAAGGTAATCAGGAAGAAGGTTACGGATATTTATAATCGTATAGAGTCCATTTCGACTCTCAGTCCTGGGCAAAAAAATTCTGAAAGAAGTGTACTGCTAAGTCATAAAAGACTACTTATTGAtctgaatgatgaaatattttcccttagaATTTCGGATGTGGAGTTCAGTGATGATGCTAGGGAGTCAGAGATTGCAACctgtattgaatattttgataggatAGAATATTGTATTCCTCACCTAGATTTGGCATCTGCACCTGGAACTGTTGAAGTTGCTAAAAGTCTTCTTAAACAGCCCACAGCTCCAATACCAAAGTTCAATAGTACGCATGGGGAGGATTTCATTAGGTTTATATCAGAGTTTGAAAGCACTACCCAATCATTTAGTTACCCAGACAGAGATTTGTTACTTCTTTTGAGACAGCAGGTAGAGGGAAGGGCTAAAGTTTTGTTGAATTCGTTGGAAGCTGACAAACAGACTTACAAGGACGCCAAAGACTTGCTTAAGTTAGCCTTTGCCTCGGAAGTAGTTCGTAAAACTTCTACTATAAAAACATTGACGAGTTTAAGATTGGGGGAATCTGATGACccttttaagtttatttccattttaagaacagttgttgAGTCTGTGAAGACTCTTAAAATGACTCCtgatgattttattcaatatttcatgtggAATGGACTTAATGACAAGTTTAAGAGGGAATTGGTTCAGATTACTACAAAGACTTATCCTTCTGTTCAGGAGATAATGGACAATTTCTTTATTGCCTGTGAGAGGTATGAGAATTgcttgaaaagtgaagtttctttACGTACCCTTCAATCTAGTGTTAGACAGAAAACTACTAGTTTAGTTATTAAGACATTGCCTGAGGTTAGGAGGTTTTATTGTACACTTTGTGTAGAAGGTGAAAATAATCATTCTATATTTAAATGCAAACGTTATGACACTCCAGAAGCAAAGCTCCAGCGTTTGAAAATACTAAAAGGATGTTTTCGATGTGGGAATCTTAACCATATGAGTAGGCAATGTAGATTTGAATTTCGTCAAAAGTGCGTGAAATGTTCGGGGCTTCATTTTCACTGTCTGTGCTCAAAGTCTTCTGAAGTTAAGCTTTCGCCCCCTGAAGGAAagcataaagaaggtactccaatacATTCGAGTAAAGCTGATGTTAAGAGGGAAGCTTCCATTAATGAAGTGAATAGTAGTATTGCAGTTCTTCCCAGTATTGTCAATAAGACAGTACtcccttccttttcatttactGTCCCTGGAGTGGATGGTATATTTAGAGGTCTTAAGGATAGCTGTTCTCAGAGTTCATTTGTTACAGAGAGCTTGGTTAATAAGTATAGTTTGCCTGTTCTTGAACCTAGTGTAAAATTAactgttaatgggtttaatggttcTAAAGAATATATAAGCAGACTTATTCAACTTCCTATGAAGTTCGGCAATTGTATTTCAAATGTTCCTGCACTTGTGGTTCCTAGCATTAATATAAAGTTAAATCTTCCAGGGTTAGGCAAGATAGTGGAATCGTTCGAGAATAAGGGATTCATATTGGCAGATAAGAAACTTTGTAAAGACAGTGACGGTATTGATAATGTTCAGGTTTTATTGGGATCTGATGCACATTACGCTTTAATGAGTAAAGATGTAGCCTTTGGTTGTAACCCCCCTTCAGTATACACTGAATCACAACATGGTATTTTGTTAATGGGAAACCTTGAAAATTTTAGCAAAAATATTGAACTTTTGGGTCTGCCTAATATTTGTAATGAGAGGTTAGAAGTAATTAATCCACTATGTTCAAGCAGGACTGATTTTTCCTCTTGCTCCCAAATTACTACCTGTTCtttcttatgtaaaatacaaattgaCCCTCTTTTGGATGATGAAGTGTGTGACCTACATTACAAGGAACTTGAGGTAGGCAGTAACATAGCAGTGTTAGATGATAAAGGTCAGATTGTAGAATCTAAATTGCTCAAGGCTACTGATGAAGTGCTTGAACACGAATGCCGCCGCTTTTTGAATCTGGACGCCAATAGTGCTGAAAGTTTTATGTCGGAGACTAATCAGAAGTGGGTGAATTTTGCGTTGAGTaatttttcaagggaaaaggatggaAGACTTATAGTTCCCCTCTTGTGGAATAGCAAAATTGCACATAGGTTATCAACTAACGAAAATCTCTCAAGGTTGATACTAAAGGCAAATCTTAAGAAATTACGGAAAAAAAGATGGGCATTTGCAGTTAGTTGATCAGGTAATTAGGGATCAGTTAAAAGATGGAATAATTGAGAAGATTTCAGACTTAGATTCATTTAAGGCAGAGCACCCAAATTATTCATTTCTCCCACACATGGCTGTTTTTAGGCCTGAGAAAGAAACCACAAAGTGCCGTattgtgtttttgtctaatctcaaagaaactgtcaaagttaagtgtggtttctctcataatcagtgtatagatccaggacctaaccttaaccagaagctgtcttcagccttcttacacttgaggtttgataagttgttattaacgtatgatcttaagaaagcttttaACATGTTGTCCTTGAACAATAATGATCAAGCTAGGTTGCTGTTTTTTTGGTTAAAAAATGTACAGAAAAACGATTACTCTCTTGTAGTCTACAAGAATGTGAGACTTAGTTTTGGTCTTCGTTGTAGTCCATTTTTACTCATGCTAGCTCTGTATTATATACTAGTGCACCAATATGAACCAGACCCACAGCTGAGGAACCTTAAGTTATTGTTGTACTCTCTattttatatggacaatggagctGTTGGTTCTGCTGATTCCCAGTATTTGAAGTGGGCTTGTTCACAGTTGCCGTAtattttcaacccatataagtttgagatacaacagttagtaacaaatgatgttacccttcaggctgaaattgatgcaaagtttgAAACCAATACTCCGGTTGAGAATAGCCTTTTTGGTATTGTATGGAATAGGGCTGATGATGTAATTTATACTAAGAAAATCTTGCTAAACCCAGATGCTGATACAAAACGTAAGGTTTTGCAGACTATTGCCAGTAACTTTgatgtttttggttttaatattcctGTCTTTAATAGAAGTAGACTTTATATGCATAGACTTCAGTGCTCAAAGGAGCTGGCTTGGGATCAAGTACTATCCCCCAGTCTCCAAAGGGAATGGAGGAACATTTGCAGGCAGGTGAATGGTTCCCAGCCGGTGAAAGTCCAGAGGTTCATTGggcaaagaaatggaaaatttagaCTGAAAGCATTCACAGATGCAAGTCGTGATTTTTATGGTACTGTGGTATACATTGAAGATATTGACTCGGGTGAGATTAGCTTTTTGCAGTCAAAGAACCGCTTGATCAATAAGTTGTTGAAAGGTAAGTCCGTTCCAGCACTGGAGTTGAATGCTATATCATTAGGGGTAGAAACCCTGATGGAGATTTATAGAGATCTGGCTGATCCTTCGTGTGTGAAGTCCATTGACATTGATGGCTTAGATTTGTACTGTGATTCCAGTTGTGCTTTGCAGTGGCTGCAAGCATCAGAATGTACATACTCCAAAATGCAGAAGCATTCAGTATTTGTACAGAATAGGATAAGCAATATCAggaaattatgtgaaattaaacCTGTCAGTTTTATCTTTATAGCTGGAAAAGACAATCCAGCAGACTGTGTCAcccgatgcctttctcctagacttgtctctaaatcattctttatttcagGTCCTGAGGTGGTGCCTGGCAATGAATTTCTTTATTTCACAGTTCCTAGCTCAAACACTAATACCCTTAGTATTTCTGTTGCTGAGCAGAGTGAGTTTCCAGGTGAACCTCTTCTTGAACATGAGAAATATTCTACTTTAGAAAAGCTTAAATTGATTTACAGGAGGGTAATGCTTTGTGTTGACCACTGGAAGAGGAAAGCGGGAGTTGAAGTagagaatttgaataatgtaaactattctgctttggctttaagaaaattaattccagaagatcaacagaaacactttatggaaatattttcttacttcAGACTCTCAAGTAAACCTTTGAAGGATATACCTCCACTTGTGAGCCAACTTAATGTGTTCATAGATTCAGATGGCATTTTAATAGTAAAATCAAAGTTCAAGAAATGGTATGGACATAACAAACAGTTTCCTATATTGCTTTATCCCAAGAGTTATTTGACTAAACTAATTATAATGGATACACATGCCAAATTATTGCATGGTGGTTGCTATTCTGTCCTATCTGAGCTTCGTAAGTGCTTTTTCATTCCTAAACATTTTTCTGTCATTAAGAATGCCATTAAACAATGTGTTTCATGCCACAGGTTTAACACAAGAAGTGTGAGATTGAACCAGAACACTTATCGAGAATTTCGTTCTAGTCCCCCTGCTGttccattttctaatatttttgttgatttcattggACCATTTAATGTTAAACAGAGCTGAAAAGATGAAGGTATGGATTTTGTGTTTCACCTGCACTTGGTCAAGGGCTATTAATTTGAAGATCTGTCGAGATTTAAGTGTGAATGAGTATTTGAGAGCCTTTTCATTACATGTTTTTGAGCATGGATTCCCGCAGCTTTGTGTTAGTGATCCAGGCTcgcagttggtggcaggaggtaacataatcactagcttcatcaatgatcctgacactaaattgtatttggagtCTAATGGCATTAAGCATGTAAAGTTTCAGCAATTCTTTAAAGGCCATAGTGAGCTAGGATCACTTGTAGAGTCTTGCGTAAAATTAgtgaagaaacttattttttcagctattaaaacttgggtactttctttgcctgattttgaatatttagtgtgtaatgttgttcatttaGCTAATAAGAGGCCAATAGCCTTTAAGGAATCTTTAAGGGAGACTGAGGCAGATTCTTGCCCAGAGCCCATAACTCCAGAAATGTTAGTCAAGGGGTATGAGCTGGTGTCGCTGAATTTAATTCCAGATTTACAAGAGGTACCTGATGATCCTGAGTGGAAGATGAGTAGCAGCCCTACAGAAATAATAAAGGATGAGTATGAAAAACTTCGTAAGGTTAGGtataatcttctagaagcttaccagAATAAGTTTTTAAGTACCCTGGTAGCTCAGGCTGTGGACCGCAAGGACAGATATAGACCAGTTTGTCACCAGAAGTTGGGCATTGGTGATATAGTCCTCATCAAAGAACCAAACACTAAAACCATTAATTTTCCGTGGGAATTGTGAAGGGTATAGAGGAGAATGATTTGGGGGAAACTACTGGGGCTATTATACTTAAAGGGAAGACTCATGAGTTGATTAAAAGACATGTCACTACTTAAATCCCTTATCTTAAGGTAGTTCCAGATGCATCCTACAATTCAGACAATGACGACAAACAGAGCTCCCGTAAGTTGTCTATTAATGAGAGTTCACCCCAAAGGACTCTCAGGAAAGCTGCCATTAGGAGCAGAAATTTGACTCGACTTATGTTATAGTTATAAGGTATGATGCAAATTTCTAGTGGTGAGAAATTTGCATCCTGTGCCCTCcagtgtacaaaaataaatataatttatttttctgtataaattttttttctaatttctcacgcagttttgtgtggacttgagtggggtaattttttgttatatgttctgtgtgcatgactgtttttttgtaaaatgtctttacaggctttttggaatgtaattttaaattaatttgcataatggccttatctgttgttgggtggtcttaaggaccaagacaagcaataattttcgggaactaatctttgttttggtttccaAGCTAACGTGTGACACGGCGGAAAAATTGTcgtcagtgaattctgctacttcaacggagagtgtagcttaaggggttcactCTCGCCTTTCACTTTTTGGTCACCGTGGGTACTGGGCTGCCATGAAGAGCGCTAAACAGGCGTGCTGAGTTGAAGACATTTATTATaaatggatcctgtcgacgtttgtgctttGATTTCGAAAATGCCTCTTCGCTAAATacagctcactctctctctccccatctctggactttgcatcttgcACGGAGCGCATGATCGATATAAAATCCTTtacttaagccatacatgcttcgccctttagctaaggtaaggccattagtgtcttttagttgaggtttcagaagtcctgacgtgacctaaaataacagtaaaattaatctgtaaggacaagttacgtaaaacttttcatgcattatgcatccgtaatagttttgttactttattttttctcgtacagttctgcgagtgctagtgttaTAGTTGGATTGTATCGATCAGTCTTAGCGCgttatacggatggtgttgttttccgctggtaggttattaattagtactgatattatatgtcgatattatatatttgagaatatttgacattgttggtctacctgTAATTAGTTCCTTTTCCTCCTtgttcattgtaggtgtggtaggcttacctgggtacagtaacgaccgCTAATTGTCacctgaccaatttatcctcgattggtaattaagaatttttatgtattgcCCGTAGATTGAgcgatatagtttcatattaacgttggtgccttcagtggtaatttttgttcataatgtaactgtctaaacttacaggttatgatgcagagtcgatagccgataacagaaaggtaattgaaactaaagaggatattgttaatttaataggattgttcgtactttatattttttattaaaatactgaattgagttttgtattttatttttacctccatgtttcaccaccttaaaatatagatgttgtgttatcgatttcgttttctgtatagtgtgagaggagatttacaggagaaggggattgatgaggcagaagcgcagaatagaaaaagatggaaacggctcatccgcaacggcgaccccatataaaaatgggaaccagctgggaagaagaagaagatgaatgtataattatttctaacatattttcaTGTAATGTAACTGTATATCTATTGAAACATTTATTACTGGAtatcattatttaaaaattatatgaagGTATTATTATGTAAAGCAATACTACAAGTTGTCAACTTAAGACAAGAACATGTTTTAAGacttaacaacaataattatttctaacatattttcaTGTAATGTAACTGTATATCTATTGAAACATTTATTACTGGATATCattatttagaaattatataaagGTATTATTATGTAAAGCAATACTACAAGTTGTCAACTTAAGACAAGAACATGTTTTAAGACTTAACAACAGTCTCAGAATGTGGAAATGTCCTCATAATAGAAGATGAGAGACATTATAATCTCACTCTCATGTCACTCACAAACCCTAGCCAGAGACTGTCCAGAGTCTATATTCCggaataattacatacacacacacgcacacacacatacatacatacatatatatatatatatatatatatatatatatatatatatatatatatatatatatatatatatatatatatatatatatatatatatacatatatgtaaatatatatatatagtagaaaagtATGTTTTTCCACAAGTTGATGTTTGCGTACGTTCGTACTTTTGCAATCGGCCATACGTATTTATGGAAGATtttctactgtttatatatatatatatatatatatatatatatatatatatatatatatatatatatatatatatatgtatatatatatatatatatatatatatatatatgtatatatatatatatatatatatatacatatatatatatatatatatatatatatatatatatatgtgtgtgtgtgtatatgtatatatatatatatacatatatatatatatatatatatatatatatatatatatatatgtatgtatatacatatatgtatgtatatatatatgtatatatatatatgtatatatatatatatgtatgtatatatatgtatatatatatatgtatatatatatatgtatgtatatatatatatatatatatatatatatatatatatatatgtatgtatatatatatataatgtatatatgtatgtatatatatatatatatataatgtatatatatatatatatatatatatatatatatttatatacatatatatatatatatatatatatatatatatatatatatatatatatatatatatatatatatataatgtgtctgtgtgtgtgtaggtgaaATCTTGTTTGTGCTTTCTTATGAGCATACATGTAAAAAGCTACAAAAGTATTACAAAAAGTGAGTAAGAGTAAACAGCCAAAGCGGCATTATCTTCCTGCGTAGCTATCAAACTCTCCGAAAATTCTTCCAGCCAGCATCGCCAAAACCGGATTTATTGGATACCTTGTTCTTGATATCATTTCCACAAAGGCCATCTAGATTGCTCTTCTAAAACTGGTGGACTTTTTCAGGGGAAATCAAGAGCCTTCCTCGTGAATGGGGGTAAGGGGAAGGATTATTCATGACGGAAGAGAAGAATCATTACCGTATATATGATTTGGAAGATAGTTTAGCTTAAATGtccatttttttttgtctgtgataACAGGAATGATATATATGTTTCCTTTCTGTTTTAAGAACAAGATGAATTCAGTTTATAACTAGAGAGGCGCTCAGAAGAGAGCATGTCTTTGCTgggccaagcagtctcattttgctcttaactccactgcgtacttgtacttcgatgtcgctcactatcacccAGTTCAATCTaatattgctacatttaacatcacatttaagAAAGGTACACggtagctgtgtcttttcaattgtaggtaTCACCACGGAATTGGGCAAGAAGAGAGAAATTATGTTTCCCATCAacccctgaaattttcatttgtaattattctaggaacaatttactccagaGCCTAAAATGACCATTCAACCCAttccgaaataaacgtttgctgtgacttttctatgactgggtttcgagtcctggTCAAGCctgctagtttcttgtagtgtctccaacctaactatccttgtgagTAATGGAGGGGGGTATTTAGGAAGTCCATATTTCTACCTACTGATTCTATACCAGCCAttccttggccctccctggttcttgcTTGGTGGAGTGGGGACTTGGacggtgatcatatgtatttatggttcgCCTCTAGAGGAATTTCctactagctaaggcat
The nucleotide sequence above comes from Palaemon carinicauda isolate YSFRI2023 chromosome 2, ASM3689809v2, whole genome shotgun sequence. Encoded proteins:
- the LOC137615482 gene encoding uncharacterized protein; translation: MKVWILCFTCTWSRAINLKICRDLSVNEYLRAFSLHVFEHGFPQLCVSDPGSQLVAGGNIITSFINDPDTKLYLESNGIKHVKFQQFFKGHSELGSLVESCVKLVKKLIFSAIKTWVLSLPDFEYLVCNVVHLANKRPIAFKESLRETEADSCPEPITPEMLVKGYELVSLNLIPDLQEVPDDPEWKMSSSPTEIIKDEYEKLRKVRYNLLEAYQNKFLSTLVAQAVDRKDRYRPVCHQKLGIGDIVLIKEPNTKTINFPWEL